TTTACATATTTTATAGCATCTACTATAGGCTGTGGAGTCATAACCATACCAGCACCACCACCATAAGGATAATCATCTACTTTTTTGTGCTTGTTTTTTGAAAAATGTCTAATATTATGTGTTTTTATGTCTATAATGTTCTTTTCTCTCGCTCTATTTATTATGCTGTAGTCAAACACTGAAAAGTATTCTGGAAATAAAGTCAAGATATCTATTTTCATTACATCCACTCTTTCACTGGCTTTATAATAATTTTACTTTCTTCAATTATAATTTCATTTACAACAGATGCAATAGCCGGAATCAAAACTTCTTCTTTTTCAGACTTTACCCAGTATACGTCATTACTACCTGTTTCAATCACATCATAAACTTCACCTAAAAAGGTCTTTTCTGTATCAAATACTCTGCATCCAATTAAATCAGCTATATAGTATTCTCCTTCGGAAAGTTCTATGCCATCTTCTCTTTTAATAGAAACTTGCTTATTTTTGTACTTCATAACATCTTCAATAGTTTCTATTCCTTCTAATTTAAGAATTACCCTATCAGTTTGAAATTTACAACTTTCTATTTTATATTCTTTACCATCTATTAATATATATGATAACTCTTTAAATCTTTTATGATCATTAGTTAAAGGATAAATTTTCATTTC
The nucleotide sequence above comes from Hathewaya histolytica. Encoded proteins:
- the rimM gene encoding ribosome maturation factor RimM (Essential for efficient processing of 16S rRNA), which encodes MKEYLVIGQISKPHGVRGEMKIYPLTNDHKRFKELSYILIDGKEYKIESCKFQTDRVILKLEGIETIEDVMKYKNKQVSIKREDGIELSEGEYYIADLIGCRVFDTEKTFLGEVYDVIETGSNDVYWVKSEKEEVLIPAIASVVNEIIIEESKIIIKPVKEWM